A region of the Panthera leo isolate Ple1 chromosome F2, P.leo_Ple1_pat1.1, whole genome shotgun sequence genome:
AGCAAAGAACATCCTCGGCTCTAAGTAGGGCTTTTAGTGTGCTCATTGATGAGTGAAAGTCGCCACACATGTCAAGCTAAAGGCAGTTGTTGGGTTACTAACAGGACCCAGCGCCTTGCAAACATATGCGCTAAGCTGTGTATACAGATGGCACGCAGAATAATGGAGCAGGCGCCTTTTATAAAGCTCTAGCTGCTGCCTGTCTTCAGACCTGGGAAATGAAACTATTCAGACTCGCGGCCAGATAGCGCCTGCGATTGTTTGTTACCGTTTTAATCCTATTAATTAAAACGTTAACCTGATTGGGTAGAAAGCGCTGTCCCAACAGGCGAGTCTTCTTCATAATAACCTACTCAGAGATAATGATGTAAAAGACTCCCCCGTCTGTGGCGGCGGCTGGTTGATGGGTCCGGAAATCTCTTGAAGGTGAATCCAAGCAAGATAAACGGTGCGGAGAGGCGGCGCGGGGCTGGGCTCagagcggcggcggcagcggcggcggctccACTCCCTCCGCGCCCACCCTCCCACCATGCGGGGCCGCGGCCCATGGTGAGCCCCAGCAGCCAGCACCATCGGCTGgagacgaagaagaagaagaagaggaggcgGAGAGCGCGGGGGAAGgcgaaaaagaaaaagaaggggagagggcTGCCAGCAGCACCGGGACCGACGCGCGCACCAGCCCAGGAGCCCGGCTCGGGCGCGTCTGCGGCGCCGCCTGACTCCCCagccgaggcggcggcggccggcgCGGCGGGCCGGGGCTGTGCGCCGGCGCCGGACCATGGAGCGCGGGCTGCACCTCGGCGCAGCCGCCTCGGGCGAAGACGACCTCTTTCTGCACAAGAGCCTGAGCGCCTCCACCGCAAAGCGCTTGGAGGCGGCTTTCCGCTCCACGCCCCCGGGCATGGACCTGTCCCTGGCGCCGCCGCCCCGGGAGCGCCCGGCGTCGTCCTCCTCCTCGCCCCTGGGCTGCTTCGAGCCGGCTGACCCCgagggggcagggctgctgcTGCCACCGCCtgggggaggcggcggcggcgcgggaggtggcggcggcggcggcggcggcggcggcggcggcggggtggGCGTCCCCGGGCTGCTCGTGGGCTCTGCCGGCGTTGGGGGCGACCCTAGCCTGAGCAGTCTGCCGGCTGGGGCCGCCCTGTGCCTCAAATACGGCGAGAGTGCGAGCCGCGGCTCGGTGGCCGAGAGCAGCGGCGGCGAGCAGAGCCCCGACGACGACAGCGACGGCCGCTGCGAGCTGGTGCTGCGGGCCGGAGGCGCCGACCCGCGGGCCTCCCCGGGCGCGGGAGGCGGCGGCGCCAAGGCGGCCGAGGGCTGCTCCAACGCCCACCTCCACGGCGGCGCCAGCGCCCCCTCGGGgggccccggcggcggcggcggcggcggcagcggcgggggTAGCAGCGgcagtggcggcggcggcggcggcggcggcggcagcggcggcagcagcagcagcaagaaaTCCAAAGAGCAAAAGGCGCTGCGGCTCAACATCAACGCCCGGGAGCGCCGGCGGATGCACGACCTGAACGACGCGCTGGACGAGCTGCGCGCGGTCATCCCCTACGCGCACAGCCCCTCGGTGCGGAAGCTCTCCAAGATCGCCACGCTGCTGCTCGCCAAGAACTACATCCTCATGCAGGCGCAGGCCCTGGAGGAGATGCGGCGCCTCGTCGCCTACCTCAACCAGGGCCAGGCCATCTCGGCCGCCTCGCTGCCCAgctccgcggcggcggcggcggccgccgcTGCCCTGCACCCGGCGCTCGGCGCCTACGAGCAGGCTGCCGGCTACCCGTTCAGCGCCGGGCTGCCCCCGGCCGCCTCCTGTCCGGAGAAGTGCGCCCTGTTTAACAGCGTCTCCTCCAGCCTCTGCAAACAGTGCACGGAGAAGCCTTAAACACACCCCCGGAAAACACTAGACCGACCCCAAAGCTAGAGGAAAGTGAaaagctgccccccaccccttttaCTTTGGTCCTCTCGTAGTTGTGAAACACTTGCAAACAAAACAGAGGCGAAAACTGAGAAGTATCAGAGACAAACGGGACTTTTAGCCTCGACATCCCCAGAATCTCGgtctttggggtggggagggagggaggagggaggtggagtTGGGATGAAGtatggatgttttttttttctcagaaaagtgGCAACTTTGGTGGCAGCCTAGACCGCAAGGAAGCTTAAAATATAAGTTGGGAAGTAGTCGCTTGGTTATTAAGCGTGGAGAGTATTTATTAAATGGCAAAATACTAATCCTACTAATAATTGTGAATTTGGCTAGtgctgaggggcagaggaggagtcCGGGGTTGGGTGGCTTGTGGGATGAATATTCATTCAGACAAATCAGAAAGggcacttgaaaataaattttgattctgAGCCAGGAGAAAAACTTGAAATGTAGACTTATTTAAGTgggggaagaaaaccagaaagagacaCATTGCTATGAAAgacttgtattttttattgtctctGAACTTTAATCCTGTGAAAATGCTCAAAAGTTTTGGCAAgagtgatataaaaaaaaaaaaaaaaactgactgtGGCTGAaagaattgcatttaaaaatatttatgtgcacCTTGTTACTTTTCACTCTGCAATGATGTATTAACAATTCATGGTATTTATTTGTTATTCTTCAATGACCCTTCCACATCAACAATATTTATCATGTGTTAAGGTCATGGGTCTtttgtgcagattttttttaatgcctctaaaattctgttttatagatTAACTTATACTGTGTGCCAAGTGTTTAAAAGGTTTATTTGCCAACAAGTATGAAGAGACATATTGATGTATCTGAGCTGCTTAGGTTTATCAAAGGTCACCTGGATATTTTCAGTTGCATCATCCCTGTATTTAAATTGAGCTTTAATAAATTGCTTCAGTCCAAAAATTACAGGAAGGTGTATTCTTAATTGATGAATGAATTGATCTCTTTTTTTGAAAGGGGACTCCTTTGCATTCTAAAAGGGAAGGACATCACAGCAATAGATCCTATAAGTAAGAACATGctaagcaaatatttttccaggctgtgctgtgcatttttaaaaggtctaatttaattgcttttaatatatatgtacatatataagtTATTTTAACTGTGGAGAATTATTTAAGTTAAAAGACTGGTTTGATTTGCCTATGGTGTGAaatcctttgttatttttctaaaaaaaaaaataaaatttaaaaagaaataaaataaaactaaggaagAGCAAGAAGCTATTTACCCAAAGTGAGCTTTCAGTTTTAGTTTGCATGGCTGTTTGCCTGCCTTTCTATCCTATGAAAATcaagaaaaccttttttaaaaatggagtccTGCTATTTTCCACTCCTTGCAGATAATACAAATTCAGCTTGTCAGGTTGGACGGCGAGTTGGGAGCTATGATGGATTTACTGGCGGGTTTTGGATGTGTAAagaatgatatatatatcaaatagGTCAATCAGACTATGACAGCTATGTACGACCATTTGTATGTGTATCTATGTCAGAAagaatctttattaaaatattttgatcaaaCATTTTATTATGCTGTGCTTTGTGGAAGGAGCAGTCACCTCTCTTCTGTGTTACTTTGCTTGAAaggtaacaaaaaagaaaggagtttcAGAGAAGGTGGAACTAGGGTTTGGGCAGGGATACCCACTTAGGAGTAGCCCCACTTCACTTGTTTACTTGTCTGTAGGATGATGGCTAGGCCTGGTCATGGGAGGAGAGAGCAGTGGGGTCACTGGTGAGACCCAGAGGAGATCCAGAGCTCCTATCTGCTGGCATGAACTTTGAAGGCCATGCTGCCTCTGGAGCTCTTCCCACTTGTATGGCACTGTTAACCATGCCAAGGCCCATCAAAGAGGGTAAAGTTTCTTAAAGAATTTAATCAAAATTTCTATCTCCAACTGCCTGAAAGCCCAGGAAAAGAGATGGATTTGGATTCTCTGAGAATGGATTTTGTTGTGGCTttccacttgtttttcttttgtaacagGAAAATCAACCAGGCTTAATTATAAGTGTAAACAATGCCCATAGAGATTTTCAAAACTTACTAGTGTTGCTTGTTAATGAGATTTTTAGGGACTATATTGGGATCGGGTTGAGAATtgattcttttaaagaatgtctGTGTAGGCTTGTATTTGGATCTTAATAATGTCCTCAAGTGTAGAAGGCTTGATTTTTGCTGTGGTGGAGGTTAtggagatggtggtggtggtgatgggttGTTAGAGTGTTTCCTCTGTAGGCAGTAGGCTACATGCATTTTTGTCTGCATAGCCTCTGCTCATAATGATATCCCTAAATGACATCAAACTtagtggggggtgagggaggataTTTTCTGCTCCACTTGCCATCAAAAAAGATTAATCAGAACCTGTAACTTTTCAGAAAACATAACAGCAAAAGGCCTTGAAGCTGGAGCCCTCCCAGTCAGGGAgtgggggtagagggagggaacAGACCAGGGCAGCCCCCAGGCAGGAAGAGACCGTCTCTCAGCATTTACCAGACAAAGCCTGGGTGCGTCTAATTatgattattaaaacaatttccaTGACGATGTCTAATATTATGTTAATTTGAAAACAACTGTGTATGAAAACTGTCGACTATAATACCTAAATTCATTTAATGAAACACATCGTTAAGGCAATTAAACCTCCTGGATGTGATTAAGAAACATAATTACGACACTGTTCTGCGCCATAATTGGGTGTCTTTAATCAAGGGGTAAAGTGATCAGCAACACAGCCATTAGTTTGTATTGTTCTGGCCCTGCTGTCCATCATTCTGATTAGGAATTAACCACAGCCACCATcagtaggttttttttctttttgcatattaACATTATAGGACATACATTTGCTGCAAGATTTACTGCTTGATATTTCTCATTATTAAGAAGGCCTCCTTGAAATACTCTGTAACCTCTGTGTTGTTTAGCTATTATTAGAAATTGTACAAAAAACAAATCTTGAacttcaggagaaaaagaaatgctcatacttcttttattctttgatcACTCATTCAATCTGCAGTCTTACTCTTGGAAGAGACTTGAAACggatggggaaaggagaggatgtTGAGGATAAGTTGAAATGTCAGACGAATATGTACAATTATTAAAAATGGCGaggttaataatatttattttcatgttggtAATTACAGACAAATCAATTCTCTTTCCAAATCCAGGAGTTGGCCAGCGTTTGGTTCTAGGAGTAAAGGCAGGACACCTGAAAGGACCAGGAGAGGGGTTTCCCGTGATTTCTTAGGTGGCTCTCCAGATGGCCTGAaacttttcagtttcttcagcAGCAACTTTCCAAGAAGGAAACTGATTGCCGGAGGAGCAATTCTTCTCCATCCCGGCaaccagcaccccccccccaacccccgcccccggggGCTGCTTCCTTTCTGAGGTTTGAGTCCTGAACTGCGCGGCCCAGTCTGGAAAGTTGGCCCACACGCTTGTGGGCCGCAGATGTATTTCCAGTATGTACCATCCACGTCGGGACCGAGTGGCTGAGCACCAGGGGCATCAGTGTGGTCTTGGGGAAGTGTTCTCTGGCCGGAGCAGACAGGCTGGCCCCTGAGGCTGTGGCTCACCAGACGGCCAGAGCACCTCGCCCGCCTCTGAGCCTCCTCCACCCGAACCGCGCCTTAGGTAGGGCGCTTCTTCAGAGAAACCCCGCAGCATGGATCCTGCTACTTGTTTGTTAGAGCACAGACAGTAGGCAAATGAGGTTGAGCGAGGACCCTGGGTCCCACTTGGCTTTCTATTCCACCGGTTTCCTtctctaatttctaatttcaattgTCTTCTCTAAATTCTAATTCCTACTTAATCTCTTCTCCAGCTTGACACTAGGCACCTACAGAAGCGTCGGGGTTATTCGTGGGCTCCTACAGGACCAGCAAATGATCATCTTCGAAGAGCTTGCTAGtacccctccttcccctccccgtcttgtgtgtgtgtgtgtgtgagtgtgtgtgcgtgtgcgcgcgcgcgcattcTGTGCTGCCTTCTCCACTCTCCGCAGCTGGGCATCCCCCCAAGATCCTGTGTTGAGCTTAAATTCTACTCCCTCCTatcccacccaccacccatccTTACTGTCTACAGCTCACCCAGGAGAGCCCAGGCTCACAGGTTTCCCTTCTCCACGAACTCTGGGACCCGGACGCTGGAACCGAACCTTTCCACGCGCCCTAGACCCTGAGATTGCCCCAGCATGAGTGGCATTGACTTTCCAATATAATGACTTATGAAAGATATAATCATGTGTTAAATTGAATCCTCCGTTTAACTGTTAATGGTGTGCTCTGGGCACATTTACGTATTAGATGCTATGGTAACTAATTACCACTAGGAAAAAGGATAATACACTTCCcagactttgaaaaataatgatgAGAGTTCACTTCCCGGCTCGCAGCACACTGTGGCGGCTCTGCCGCGTGGAGCGACAGAGCGAGAGGAGACCCGAAAGTGTGCTCATAGAAGGCAGGAGGTAATGAATCCTGGTCAGGCGAGGCTCCTTAGCAAAACCTTTAATGAAACTGTGATTCAGTTGGGCAAGTGGTGGTAGGGGGAGGTTACCAAGTGCACAACAGTGCctccaaacaaaattaaattgcTCAACGTAAACATCGGAAACataaataagttttcttttaattaaaatgcagGTCCGATTAAATTATCCTCGTGCCAAGCAACTTTACATCAATTAACAGTTTTTTGTTGTGTGGGCAAAATAAATGAGCCCCGCTCCTGCGCGCTCCGCGTTGGCACTCACAACTCGGATGCTCCCGGCTTTGCCAATGTGGTGCAGGTTGATTTCAATTTGGCCTTTTAAATCAGACATTGGGCACGGTAGATGGAAGGAGGGGAGCGGGGGGAAAACAGGAGACAATAACTTAAGTTTAAGAGCAAAAACAACTCTCAGGGTAAGAGCCCTTTTCTTCCTGCTGGATCTCTGGCTCTTCTGATGTGTGGTTACTAGAACCAGGATACTGTAGTTTGTGCTGCATAACCAGGTGTCTGTTTCACCCCAAGCCAGGGCAAATGTTTGTACTGGGGACCCTGGAGGGCagaagaagggggggaggggggagagtcaGTTTTCCAGGCAGCCCAAGGTTGTAGACCGAAAGTCCACAATACACGTGCCCACCGCGCCGCTCTGCTCGCGCTGCGCCCTGGGAGGGACTCTATGTCCGCAGCCGCAGGGCACCCCTTCTCCCAGTGTTCCCCATGGACtgggtccccagcccctcccgaTCCCTCAAAAACAACCAACCAGCCTCCAAGTTTCTTGGCACAAAAAGCGAAGTTCAGGGTTCTGCCTCAAACTCTTTTTTCAGAGTTGGCACTTGGATCCAGTTGTCCCCTGTGTCCCCTGGCAGGTGGGTTCACGGGCAGATCCCAGACTTCTCAGGAACACCCCACAGCCTTGCTAACCCCAGGAATTCTGTGGAAGCGCCCCAGTTTTAAACCTCAAAGAGCTCTTTGCTCCCTAGCAAGGCAGGGGAAACTCTTTGCTCGCTGTTTCTGAGGTTTAATTTGGGTTAAATTCTACCACTTTTTACTCGTCTGAACAGGATCCAGGAGATTTCTGGATAATTGCAAAATTATCAAGTACCCCTGAATGCGtgtggatgtgtatgtgtgtgacttttctttcttttccttcccctatgttctctAATTCGAGCAATATAGAAATACAGATTAGAAACTTTAAGAGAAATGACTGGGCTGGGAAGGTTACATTGCAAAGGGGAAAGAGGATTTTGCAGTTTCCAACCCCCGCCCCAaccatatataataaaatagacaaGCCTATCTTACAAGTAAGTCACCAGGATGCTTCGATAGGGAGTTACCTTTAATTATGCACCCTGTGATATCATTCTCCTTTCCGGCTTGAGAAAGAGTTAATTCTTTCCCAAAGACCATAGTTGCCCTTGTCTTCTCAACCTGATTCAGAGATGCAATAAAATATGAAGCAAATTTATGATCTGTTTCAAGCATTTTattgctgtatttttaaattcatatatgcacatataagaACTATGATCTGTGAATAATTTGAAATGCTATAGTAGAATGATACATTTTAGATAAAACATAACCATATCTTTATATAATTGtctcagattaaaataaaaaagaaaaatagatttctaaTGTGGACCAAACTGAAAAACTAATGACAGCCATAAACTGCTAACCAACCATAAATTAACATCTTCATCAAATGCTAAAATGGTATCAGTGGTTATATAAAGCAATTATTATTTCTCCTTATAAGTTTTAGAATAAAGTTCAGGGATATTTAAAGGATCCATTATTTACAAATGCTTCACAATCTTaaagatttcacattttattaggAGGATGGTTGCAACTCAAATCTGCTGTGTTAATAGAGATGTTTAGAGATGAGAATTtagatttaaacataaaaatgctTCATGGCCTAAGctcattttatgcatttattctgCTCTGGCAATTACTGAAGAACTTGGTATAAGGATTTCTTTGTTAAATATCCTCACCTACTCTTtgagaagagaagacaaataataCCTTATTATAATGGGAGACACCTGGATTATATACCTAACGGTTAAAACATTAAATCATGCACTGTCTGTTCAAGTAAGTACAGCTACCTTTGCCATGTACAGTTTCTCTGCAGAGCTATGGTCACAATCCTGGTGTCAGGCTGAGCCATGAGACATCCACGAAAGGAAATGATTTTCCAAACCAGGCCTCCACAGAAACATACAGCGcctggagggagaaaggaaatctaTCTATTGAATGCTCCACATATCAGGAAGCAGGGTCAGGGAGTAacttactttaattttcttttggagaagcaTCAGGCGTATAGATCTTTGAAgtgtacattttttaagaaagcGAAATTAAGTAAAATCTAGAATTATTGAAgtaagatctttttaaaatttagaaaaaatggtGTTTTATGAAAACCATACTTAATTGGACAATAGAGGATCTGTTCACAATACATACTCAaattctctctgccactctgtTATTTATAGCAGGTTGTCCTAGAGGGTAGTTATTATGGATAAACATCTCCAAAGTTCAAGGATTAACTAAGGTCTCCAACTGGCTAAGTGTTGGGACCACTCTTTAGTTTAACATTTTGCAAACATTGTTTAGTCTGAGGACTTTCTTCTGTAGAAATGAATACTATTTTACAGATTTcgtgtaaatctaaaattaattcaaaataaaaacttaaaaaatggataCCTAACTTGAAAACACAGAGACAGTACTTTCTGTAGACTTcgagactcattaaaaaaattcaaaactgatttaaaatacttaaaaaaattccatttaacaaaacaaagacatttgtAAAACTTTAATATACTGGACAGTTCTTAGAAGTtgtgaaataaaagtatatttcatttaaacactaaacataaaagatgaaagaatttaCTAAAAATCTGGGGTATTTATCACGTAATAATGACATAAgttcttagaaataaatgttatatggAGTAAATGTTCTcttgtaaacaaatgaaaatcttaaATTAACACATGCTTTATATTGAGGAGTGACTCATGGATGAATCATTAGATATTAGTACCTTtacctattatttattattagattATAGTTCTCTTTACCTCTAGTTTCTTCTATAAGCACCAAATGttgtaagggaaataaaatgctTCATGAGTGTATCACTAAACACTTACTTCCTGTATATTTAGCAATATATCCTACTTTTCCTCAAATAATTGACAACAAACTATATCAAACCCAGTTAAAATTATCCAGCAGGTTACACTGACTATTTTTTCTATCCAGCTATATCCTgaatagaaaatgtatattattattcACATGGTCATGGCTGCTTCcagacagttaaaaaaataaaatttttatttacttgataaATGGTTTTTATAGTAAAATTGAAATCATAGATAATTATTTCATAGACTGCCCATTTAATGAcataatttatcttaatttttaaacaatactgAACTGACTAGTTCAAATACACAGGAACACCTTTAGAGCTAAGGCAAGTTCCTGTAAAAACGTTAATGACTCACAGGAGTGTTTCTTAGAGAAGTCAAGTGTCCAGGAAAAAGCTGTATGTATAGTTACTGAAGGAGCCACATTTCATCTTCAACACCATCCCATATTACTTGCTTTATCTACAATTTGGATTTCAGCTTTATGAATAAATAGAACACTGGCCAAGTATTATTCATCTTCATTCATGATCTGTGTTAAGCGACCTTCAGAAGACAAAGACCTTGTCTAATGGgatctcttttctattttttgttgttcttttacaTCTCTCCACAGAATGACTACAATTATTCAGAGCTAGAGACTAGCAAGGTCAGCCTGgttaaaataaacttattaaaaaacgTATTAGTCCCTGATATTTCTtgggtctgtttttattatttcccacaTAAACAGCtaagttaaaatatttgaaaaatactctgAATATAACAATGAATGCACTTTTAGGAAGAGTATCAGAAAataacaatgtgtgtgtgtgtgtgtgtgtgtgtgtgtatgtgtgtgtgtgtgtgtttggggtgggggaagacaaGAATGTGAGGATATTCAGACAGcaaaagtattttccaaataactCGCTATTTGCAACCAAATCTTCTGTCACCCAACATGCTCCTAGTAGGGAAATAAGGAGACACAGTAattcatctgtgttttaaaagttaatttattgaattattgttgtaaataaaagtagaattacaaagcatttgcatttctaatcTAATGCCTTTTTAAGATTTACTTCCTCATAAATCCACatatataccattttaaaatcaaaagatatTAAACGAACAATTCAGAACAACAGTTTTTTTATAACATACAGCACTTCCCTTTGactaaaaaatattgttaaacatAAGCATTGCCAaattatctcctttttaaaattgtgcagTAGTTTTTTTCACAAATTAAATTCATCTTACTCAAGAAagtattataaacaaaataaaggctTCAGCTAAAAAGTCCAAACATCAATGATCACTGATTTAGATTAACACTATGAAGCAAAGTAAGTAATAATTGCGTTAGAGAAATAGTAGAGAGTTTTATGTGATTActcattataatttaaaataatgctacAGGGAATGTAATCTTGGCTTGCTAACTTTTTCTTAATTGAGTATGTGAATATGAATACCTAATAATGCAGTTCAAGTAAATAATAGTTTGCAATATGGGTGAATTTAATAGGTTAAGAACAGTGCATATTCTAAAGGCATAGAGttcttattttatcattattgacATTATTTTATACTAAGATcaaaacttaaataatttttgtgcTTTGATCTTTGAAATTGGTTTTAAGGTTCCACTGTTAAATTAGAAGTCATTTACAGGAAGTGttacccaaattattttttttgtgagaaaataaacagaagtaatCATGCAGATTTTGAGTATAGAAACTCTTTTACCTTAGACTTGTGACCCCAAACTTAatgataaaatggagaaaatataattaagtgTTCCAGGAAAGCCAGAACAAGGCAGACAGATGTCCCCACATGGGTTGCTTAGCAGTGTGCCTTATTTTAGTAgtaaatagctttttttcttaatatcttcAGAGCATTAAGTTTTTGCCAACTGAATGCTTCGTTACTGTTAGCCaatgatatataaaacaatattattattcatttcctttaattTGAAACTAAGGGAGGggctgtaaaaatgaaaaaaaaaaaagagttcttatgatatataaaatatagtttgtaAAAAGATTCTGGAGCCTCAATGACTGTGTTTGGTTTGCTATTTTTATCATATAATCACAATACCTGATGTATATGTTTTATTGTGCATAATTATGCACATGGTAATTTCTCATTACAGAACACGACTCTGGAATGACTGATGGAAGGTTAGTTAGAACTAGTGGTAAATCAGAATTTTAGAACCTTTTTAAAGAGATGAATTTATTACTTCCAACGACACTTATAATAAAttggttgtgtgtgtggttttcccTAATAAATTGTGTGTTCTTGAAGAAGGGTAATCCAGTGCACAGCCTCATGTCTAGAATAGAGgcaatgctcaataaatgtttgactGAATAATGAACTATATGATGACTAAAAAAATATTCCCTTTAACAAATACAtaagaacagtttttaaaaggtgCAACCTTGTTAAAGTACCTCCTTACAACTTTATGTTCGCATATTGCAttacacttttcaaaataaattcacaCGTCTCATTATGTTTAATCCTCATCATGAACCCTCATTTCAAAAaggccttattatttttttattttgcaattaagGAACCGAAGCAATGAGAAGCAAAATGACTGGTCGATGATAACAAACTAGTCATATCACAGCTAGAATCCATGTCTTTTAGCTTATTTctacatgacatttttttttccgaTTCATAAACACTCTTTAATTCCTACATGTAAGCCTGTGACATGATTCTGGTTTGGTTCTACTGCCCATTccttttatataatattttctcaaCCCTTTTGTTTATTCTTACTTTCTATTCTAAATTCCTGGACACACTTTGAAGTTAAGCAGAAATTAGAAGTGAATAATTTCCCATGCTCTCTCTGCTGTAAGACAGAGTATACTGCGGAGACAAATGGAAGAATATGGTAGCTTCTCCTTCAGGGAATATGGTGGACTAGTTGTCCTCGTAGTACAAAAAGAATGGGCTACGCTTTGTGGCAGGCAGAAGATAAAACCTAGGGCCTCAGTTGGGAGTGTGTGTGAAATCCAAGACTGCTGCACCAAGCCAAAAACTTGCAAAGGGAACATCCTTGGTTGGTGAACTAGAAAGAAACCTTGCTCTAGATTTGCCTGACTAGGCAAGACTGACTAGATTTGCCTCTCTCGGTGGTggctctgggaaaagaaaaaaaaatccccaaagcaGAAAGTCTATCCTGTCTATTCCTTATCACAGAACTGCTTTGTAGCTGATTTAGGGTTATAACCCACATTACCCATATATTTCCCATCCCTCATCTCCTCTCAAAGTACTCAAGCTGAAAACTTAAAGTGATCTGAGTTTGATAATAACATCAGTACTCACACAAAAGAAACTCAACTTCTCCCCAAAGGAATGAACCTTAAAACTCAGGTCTTAAAAATTTTCCAGAGATAAAATTCCAAGGAATACGGGCTCAATAAACAAGCCATACTGAGTAAGAGTTAAACtaacagacacagaatcagaccCACAAAATACTAATGATTTA
Encoded here:
- the BHLHE22 gene encoding class E basic helix-loop-helix protein 22 — encoded protein: MERGLHLGAAASGEDDLFLHKSLSASTAKRLEAAFRSTPPGMDLSLAPPPRERPASSSSSPLGCFEPADPEGAGLLLPPPGGGGGGAGGGGGGGGGGGGGGVGVPGLLVGSAGVGGDPSLSSLPAGAALCLKYGESASRGSVAESSGGEQSPDDDSDGRCELVLRAGGADPRASPGAGGGGAKAAEGCSNAHLHGGASAPSGGPGGGGGGGSGGGSSGSGGGGGGGGGSGGSSSSKKSKEQKALRLNINARERRRMHDLNDALDELRAVIPYAHSPSVRKLSKIATLLLAKNYILMQAQALEEMRRLVAYLNQGQAISAASLPSSAAAAAAAAALHPALGAYEQAAGYPFSAGLPPAASCPEKCALFNSVSSSLCKQCTEKP